The Chloroflexota bacterium genome window below encodes:
- a CDS encoding acetoacetate--CoA ligase, whose product MAKLLWKPSEERKKKSNIVKFIDYVNKRYAKKISTYDELYSWSVSDIPDFWAAVWDFVKIRASKSYDTVIDDLNKMPGAKWFNGARLNFAENLLRYRDNHTAFIFRGETQKSAKMSYAELYDTVARLSKSLRQMGVSPGDRVAAYMPNMMETAIAMLAGTSVGATWASCATDIGPEAAIDRLGQIEPKVLFTVDGYFYKGKGFNSLPNAAEIVQKIPSIERVVVASYTGQKQDISFIPNSVHWIDFLSPEKGLEIQFEQLPFEHPVFIMFSSGTTGKPKCMVQGAGGILINQLKELIIHTDLKREDIHFFITTCSWMMWNWMLSSLATGNTLVLYDGNPSYPDLGATWKLMQDEKVTMFGCSASYINFLRGEKFKPGKDYDLSSVQQIWQTGSALSVDGFEYVYQEVKKDLWFNSSSGGTDINGCFCTGNIISPVYAGELQGPALAMKINIYDENGKPIADREGELVCEAPAPCMPLYFWNDPGGKKYLEAYFEVYPGVWRHGDYVMRNSKTGGFIFFGRSDSVLKPSGVRIGTAEIYNQVEKLEEVADSLAIGQNWEGDQRVILFVKLTEGHNLTEDLKNKIRKTLRENASPRHIPAKILQVPDIPYTLNMKKVESAVTNIIHGRPVLNRDALGNPQCLDYYEKLLEELKT is encoded by the coding sequence ATGGCAAAGCTGCTCTGGAAACCATCCGAGGAACGAAAAAAGAAATCCAATATAGTAAAGTTCATAGATTATGTCAATAAGCGGTATGCCAAGAAAATCAGCACTTATGACGAACTATATTCCTGGTCAGTAAGTGATATACCCGATTTCTGGGCTGCAGTATGGGACTTCGTTAAAATCAGGGCTTCCAAAAGCTATGACACCGTAATCGATGACCTGAATAAAATGCCAGGTGCCAAATGGTTTAACGGGGCAAGACTGAATTTCGCCGAAAACCTGCTCAGATATAGAGATAATCACACAGCCTTTATATTCAGAGGGGAAACTCAAAAATCAGCAAAAATGAGCTATGCGGAACTGTATGACACCGTGGCACGTCTGTCAAAATCCCTGCGGCAAATGGGAGTTTCTCCGGGAGATCGGGTGGCAGCATACATGCCCAACATGATGGAGACTGCCATTGCTATGCTCGCCGGCACCAGCGTTGGCGCTACTTGGGCTTCCTGCGCTACTGACATCGGTCCCGAAGCAGCTATTGACCGCCTTGGCCAAATCGAACCAAAAGTTCTATTCACCGTTGATGGCTATTTCTACAAGGGAAAGGGGTTTAATTCCCTTCCCAATGCCGCTGAGATTGTCCAGAAAATACCTTCAATCGAAAGGGTCGTAGTGGCTTCCTACACAGGACAGAAACAAGATATCAGCTTTATCCCAAACTCGGTGCACTGGATTGACTTCCTATCCCCTGAGAAAGGACTTGAAATTCAGTTTGAACAGCTACCTTTTGAGCATCCCGTATTTATCATGTTCTCTTCTGGAACAACTGGTAAGCCAAAGTGTATGGTGCAGGGAGCCGGCGGAATCCTTATCAATCAGTTAAAGGAGCTAATTATCCATACAGATTTGAAACGAGAGGACATCCACTTCTTCATCACCACTTGTAGCTGGATGATGTGGAACTGGATGTTGAGCTCTTTGGCAACAGGAAACACTTTAGTTTTATATGACGGCAATCCCAGCTATCCCGACCTAGGCGCTACGTGGAAGTTGATGCAAGACGAAAAAGTTACCATGTTCGGTTGCAGCGCAAGCTATATCAATTTTCTCAGAGGCGAGAAATTCAAGCCCGGGAAGGATTACGATCTATCATCAGTGCAGCAAATATGGCAAACCGGCTCAGCTCTTTCAGTCGACGGATTTGAGTATGTTTACCAAGAGGTTAAGAAGGACTTGTGGTTTAACTCTAGCTCCGGCGGCACTGATATTAATGGCTGTTTCTGCACTGGGAACATTATCAGCCCCGTATATGCCGGCGAACTACAAGGGCCTGCTTTAGCTATGAAAATAAATATCTACGATGAAAATGGCAAGCCAATAGCTGACCGTGAGGGCGAACTCGTCTGTGAAGCTCCTGCCCCTTGCATGCCACTTTACTTCTGGAACGACCCCGGCGGCAAAAAATACCTGGAAGCCTATTTTGAAGTTTATCCCGGTGTATGGCGTCATGGTGATTATGTCATGCGTAACAGCAAAACAGGGGGATTTATTTTCTTCGGACGCTCTGATTCCGTGTTGAAGCCTTCTGGGGTCCGCATAGGTACAGCCGAGATATATAACCAGGTGGAAAAATTAGAAGAGGTTGCTGACAGTCTGGCAATAGGACAGAACTGGGAAGGAGACCAGCGCGTTATTCTCTTCGTTAAACTTACTGAAGGTCACAATCTGACAGAGGACTTGAAAAACAAGATTAGAAAGACGCTGCGTGAAAATGCTTCCCCACGGCACATTCCAGCTAAAATCCTTCAGGTGCCCGATATTCCTTACACCCTGAACATGAAGAAGGTTGAAAGCGCCGTTACCAACATAATACATGGTAGACCAGTCTTGAACAGAGACGCTTTGGGCAATCCCCAATGCCTGGATTACTACGAGAAGCTCCTTGAAGAGCTT